From Xiphophorus hellerii strain 12219 chromosome 9, Xiphophorus_hellerii-4.1, whole genome shotgun sequence, a single genomic window includes:
- the LOC116726426 gene encoding nuclear autoantigenic sperm protein-like isoform X2 translates to MPVETSTASGSGSAEEKPCSSTAAAETSGDVMEEAKKLIGTGKRHLVMGDVVSAVNVFQEACSMLAAKYGDTADECGEAFFLCGKSLLELARMENGVLGNALEGVPEESEEEEQPKNPNLETADNLDEKTREELRKQVCDAMAEKVEPKEEVKNAESEEPVDPEAGETSGSADVGEDKSSVQATEEVRDASAQAVNEEEEEDEGIEESNAEAEQTDETSEDDDDDDEDEDKENTQDNEEEDVGNLQLAWEMLEVAKVIFKRKESKDDQLMAAQAYLKLGEVSAETGNYPQALEDFQECLIIQLKLLPPHCRLLAETHYHVATTLVFMDQYDQAIKHYNSSVKVIETRLAMLQEVIDAAAGDDGAAEEKSELEELRQLLPEIREKVEDAKESQRTASAASQAIQQTLGAPSTSSTFPCENGGPSSSTAFASTSQIPVKTSEGALSSKAVSDISHLVRKKSAAVESSS, encoded by the exons ATGCCGGTGGAAACGTCCACAGCGTCGGGTTCTGGAAG CGCCGAGGAGAAGCCGTGCTCGTcgacagctgcagcagaaac CTCCGGTGACGTTATGGAGGAGGCTAAAAAGCTGATCGGCACGGGCAAACGGCATCTGGTGATGGGAGATGTAGTTTCTGCCGTCAATGTCTTCCAGGAAGCCTGCAGCATGCT GGCTGCAAAGTATGGGGACACAGCAGATGAATGTGGTGAAGCATTCTTCCTATGTGGGAAGTCTCTATTGGAGCTTGCAAg GATGGAGAACGGTGTCCTTGGTAACGCTCTGGAGGGAGTCCCAGAAGaatctgaggaagaggagcagcccAAAAACCCAAACCTGGAGACTGCAGACAACCTTGACG AGAAAACTAGAGAAGAGCTGCGAAAGCAGGTCTGTGATGCAATGGCAGAGAAGGTAGAGCCGAAAGAGGAGGTGAAAAATGCAGAGTCAGAGGAGCCAGTAGACCCTGAGGCAGGAGAAACCTCGGGTTCTGCTGATGTTGGGGAGGACAAAAGTTCTGTCCAAGCAACCGAAGAGGTCCGAGATGCTTCAGCACAAGCTGTgaatgaagaggaggaagaggatgaaggAATTGAAGAATCAAATGCAGAGGCTGAACAGACTGATGAAACTTCAGAGG aTGACGACGACGACGATGAAGACGAGGACAAAGAGAACACACAAGATAAT gaagaggaggatgttgGGAATTTGCAGTTGGCTTGGGAGATGCTTGAGGTGgccaaagtcatttttaaaag AAAGGAAAGCAAAGACGACCAGCTGATGGCAGCACAGGCTTATCTGAAACTGGGTGAAGTCAGTGCAGAAACAG gtAACTATCCTCAGGCGCTAGAAGACTTCCAGGAGTGTCTGATTATTCAGCTGAAGCTCTTGCCGCCTCACTGTCGCCTGCTGGCCGAGACGCACTACCACGTTGCTACGACGCTGGTCTTCATGGACCAGTACGACCAGGCCATAAAGCACTACAACAGCTCCGTAAAGGTCATCGAGACGCGTCTAG CCATGCTCCAGGAGGTCATTGACGCAGCGGCTGGAGATGACGGTGCTGCAGAGGAGAAAAGTGAGCTGGAAGAACTCAGACAGCTTCTTCCTGAAATCAGGGAAAAAGTGGAAGACGCCAAGGAGAGCCAGAGGACGGCCAGTGCTGCCTCCCAGGCAATCCAGCAGACACTG GGAGCTCCCTCTACTTCATCAACATTCCCCTGTGAAAATGGCGGCCCGTCATCCTCTACTGCTTTTGCATCGACCAGTCAG ATTCCAGTGAAAACCTCTGAAGGTGCTTTGTCTTCCAAAGCCGTGTCGGATATCTCTCACCTCGTTAGGAAAAAg TCTGCCGCTGTAGAGTCTTCCTCATGA
- the LOC116726426 gene encoding histone-binding protein N1/N2-like isoform X4 yields the protein MPVETSTASGSGSAEEKPCSSTAAAETSGDVMEEAKKLIGTGKRHLVMGDVVSAVNVFQEACSMLAAKYGDTADECGEAFFLCGKSLLELARMENGVLGNALEGVPEESEEEEQPKNPNLETADNLDDDDDDEDEDKENTQDNEEEDVGNLQLAWEMLEVAKVIFKRKESKDDQLMAAQAYLKLGEVSAETGNYPQALEDFQECLIIQLKLLPPHCRLLAETHYHVATTLVFMDQYDQAIKHYNSSVKVIETRLAMLQEVIDAAAGDDGAAEEKSELEELRQLLPEIREKVEDAKESQRTASAASQAIQQTLGAPSTSSTFPCENGGPSSSTAFASTSQIPVKTSEGALSSKAVSDISHLVRKKRKPEEESPVKDTDAKQLKQEATVNGSGDSSASNSSETQEGKSKESAAVESSS from the exons ATGCCGGTGGAAACGTCCACAGCGTCGGGTTCTGGAAG CGCCGAGGAGAAGCCGTGCTCGTcgacagctgcagcagaaac CTCCGGTGACGTTATGGAGGAGGCTAAAAAGCTGATCGGCACGGGCAAACGGCATCTGGTGATGGGAGATGTAGTTTCTGCCGTCAATGTCTTCCAGGAAGCCTGCAGCATGCT GGCTGCAAAGTATGGGGACACAGCAGATGAATGTGGTGAAGCATTCTTCCTATGTGGGAAGTCTCTATTGGAGCTTGCAAg GATGGAGAACGGTGTCCTTGGTAACGCTCTGGAGGGAGTCCCAGAAGaatctgaggaagaggagcagcccAAAAACCCAAACCTGGAGACTGCAGACAACCTT gaTGACGACGACGACGATGAAGACGAGGACAAAGAGAACACACAAGATAAT gaagaggaggatgttgGGAATTTGCAGTTGGCTTGGGAGATGCTTGAGGTGgccaaagtcatttttaaaag AAAGGAAAGCAAAGACGACCAGCTGATGGCAGCACAGGCTTATCTGAAACTGGGTGAAGTCAGTGCAGAAACAG gtAACTATCCTCAGGCGCTAGAAGACTTCCAGGAGTGTCTGATTATTCAGCTGAAGCTCTTGCCGCCTCACTGTCGCCTGCTGGCCGAGACGCACTACCACGTTGCTACGACGCTGGTCTTCATGGACCAGTACGACCAGGCCATAAAGCACTACAACAGCTCCGTAAAGGTCATCGAGACGCGTCTAG CCATGCTCCAGGAGGTCATTGACGCAGCGGCTGGAGATGACGGTGCTGCAGAGGAGAAAAGTGAGCTGGAAGAACTCAGACAGCTTCTTCCTGAAATCAGGGAAAAAGTGGAAGACGCCAAGGAGAGCCAGAGGACGGCCAGTGCTGCCTCCCAGGCAATCCAGCAGACACTG GGAGCTCCCTCTACTTCATCAACATTCCCCTGTGAAAATGGCGGCCCGTCATCCTCTACTGCTTTTGCATCGACCAGTCAG ATTCCAGTGAAAACCTCTGAAGGTGCTTTGTCTTCCAAAGCCGTGTCGGATATCTCTCACCTCGTTAGGAAAAAg AGGAAACCTGAAGAGGAGAGCCCGGTAAAGGACACAGATGCTAAGCAACTGAAACAGGAAGCCACAGTTAATGGCAGCGGTGACTCTAGTGCCAGCAACAGCAGTGAAACCCAGGAAGGAAAATCAAAGGAG TCTGCCGCTGTAGAGTCTTCCTCATGA
- the LOC116726426 gene encoding nuclear autoantigenic sperm protein-like isoform X3: MPVETSTASGSGSAEEKPCSSTAAAETSGDVMEEAKKLIGTGKRHLVMGDVVSAVNVFQEACSMLAAKYGDTADECGEAFFLCGKSLLELARMENGVLGNALEGVPEESEEEEQPKNPNLETADNLDDDDDDDEDEDKENTQDNEEEDVGNLQLAWEMLEVAKVIFKRKESKDDQLMAAQAYLKLGEVSAETGNYPQALEDFQECLIIQLKLLPPHCRLLAETHYHVATTLVFMDQYDQAIKHYNSSVKVIETRLAMLQEVIDAAAGDDGAAEEKSELEELRQLLPEIREKVEDAKESQRTASAASQAIQQTLGAPSTSSTFPCENGGPSSSTAFASTSQIPVKTSEGALSSKAVSDISHLVRKKRKPEEESPVKDTDAKQLKQEATVNGSGDSSASNSSETQEGKSKESAAVESSS; encoded by the exons ATGCCGGTGGAAACGTCCACAGCGTCGGGTTCTGGAAG CGCCGAGGAGAAGCCGTGCTCGTcgacagctgcagcagaaac CTCCGGTGACGTTATGGAGGAGGCTAAAAAGCTGATCGGCACGGGCAAACGGCATCTGGTGATGGGAGATGTAGTTTCTGCCGTCAATGTCTTCCAGGAAGCCTGCAGCATGCT GGCTGCAAAGTATGGGGACACAGCAGATGAATGTGGTGAAGCATTCTTCCTATGTGGGAAGTCTCTATTGGAGCTTGCAAg GATGGAGAACGGTGTCCTTGGTAACGCTCTGGAGGGAGTCCCAGAAGaatctgaggaagaggagcagcccAAAAACCCAAACCTGGAGACTGCAGACAACCTTGACG aTGACGACGACGACGATGAAGACGAGGACAAAGAGAACACACAAGATAAT gaagaggaggatgttgGGAATTTGCAGTTGGCTTGGGAGATGCTTGAGGTGgccaaagtcatttttaaaag AAAGGAAAGCAAAGACGACCAGCTGATGGCAGCACAGGCTTATCTGAAACTGGGTGAAGTCAGTGCAGAAACAG gtAACTATCCTCAGGCGCTAGAAGACTTCCAGGAGTGTCTGATTATTCAGCTGAAGCTCTTGCCGCCTCACTGTCGCCTGCTGGCCGAGACGCACTACCACGTTGCTACGACGCTGGTCTTCATGGACCAGTACGACCAGGCCATAAAGCACTACAACAGCTCCGTAAAGGTCATCGAGACGCGTCTAG CCATGCTCCAGGAGGTCATTGACGCAGCGGCTGGAGATGACGGTGCTGCAGAGGAGAAAAGTGAGCTGGAAGAACTCAGACAGCTTCTTCCTGAAATCAGGGAAAAAGTGGAAGACGCCAAGGAGAGCCAGAGGACGGCCAGTGCTGCCTCCCAGGCAATCCAGCAGACACTG GGAGCTCCCTCTACTTCATCAACATTCCCCTGTGAAAATGGCGGCCCGTCATCCTCTACTGCTTTTGCATCGACCAGTCAG ATTCCAGTGAAAACCTCTGAAGGTGCTTTGTCTTCCAAAGCCGTGTCGGATATCTCTCACCTCGTTAGGAAAAAg AGGAAACCTGAAGAGGAGAGCCCGGTAAAGGACACAGATGCTAAGCAACTGAAACAGGAAGCCACAGTTAATGGCAGCGGTGACTCTAGTGCCAGCAACAGCAGTGAAACCCAGGAAGGAAAATCAAAGGAG TCTGCCGCTGTAGAGTCTTCCTCATGA
- the LOC116726426 gene encoding nuclear autoantigenic sperm protein-like isoform X1, which produces MPVETSTASGSGSAEEKPCSSTAAAETSGDVMEEAKKLIGTGKRHLVMGDVVSAVNVFQEACSMLAAKYGDTADECGEAFFLCGKSLLELARMENGVLGNALEGVPEESEEEEQPKNPNLETADNLDEKTREELRKQVCDAMAEKVEPKEEVKNAESEEPVDPEAGETSGSADVGEDKSSVQATEEVRDASAQAVNEEEEEDEGIEESNAEAEQTDETSEDDDDDDEDEDKENTQDNEEEDVGNLQLAWEMLEVAKVIFKRKESKDDQLMAAQAYLKLGEVSAETGNYPQALEDFQECLIIQLKLLPPHCRLLAETHYHVATTLVFMDQYDQAIKHYNSSVKVIETRLAMLQEVIDAAAGDDGAAEEKSELEELRQLLPEIREKVEDAKESQRTASAASQAIQQTLGAPSTSSTFPCENGGPSSSTAFASTSQIPVKTSEGALSSKAVSDISHLVRKKRKPEEESPVKDTDAKQLKQEATVNGSGDSSASNSSETQEGKSKESAAVESSS; this is translated from the exons ATGCCGGTGGAAACGTCCACAGCGTCGGGTTCTGGAAG CGCCGAGGAGAAGCCGTGCTCGTcgacagctgcagcagaaac CTCCGGTGACGTTATGGAGGAGGCTAAAAAGCTGATCGGCACGGGCAAACGGCATCTGGTGATGGGAGATGTAGTTTCTGCCGTCAATGTCTTCCAGGAAGCCTGCAGCATGCT GGCTGCAAAGTATGGGGACACAGCAGATGAATGTGGTGAAGCATTCTTCCTATGTGGGAAGTCTCTATTGGAGCTTGCAAg GATGGAGAACGGTGTCCTTGGTAACGCTCTGGAGGGAGTCCCAGAAGaatctgaggaagaggagcagcccAAAAACCCAAACCTGGAGACTGCAGACAACCTTGACG AGAAAACTAGAGAAGAGCTGCGAAAGCAGGTCTGTGATGCAATGGCAGAGAAGGTAGAGCCGAAAGAGGAGGTGAAAAATGCAGAGTCAGAGGAGCCAGTAGACCCTGAGGCAGGAGAAACCTCGGGTTCTGCTGATGTTGGGGAGGACAAAAGTTCTGTCCAAGCAACCGAAGAGGTCCGAGATGCTTCAGCACAAGCTGTgaatgaagaggaggaagaggatgaaggAATTGAAGAATCAAATGCAGAGGCTGAACAGACTGATGAAACTTCAGAGG aTGACGACGACGACGATGAAGACGAGGACAAAGAGAACACACAAGATAAT gaagaggaggatgttgGGAATTTGCAGTTGGCTTGGGAGATGCTTGAGGTGgccaaagtcatttttaaaag AAAGGAAAGCAAAGACGACCAGCTGATGGCAGCACAGGCTTATCTGAAACTGGGTGAAGTCAGTGCAGAAACAG gtAACTATCCTCAGGCGCTAGAAGACTTCCAGGAGTGTCTGATTATTCAGCTGAAGCTCTTGCCGCCTCACTGTCGCCTGCTGGCCGAGACGCACTACCACGTTGCTACGACGCTGGTCTTCATGGACCAGTACGACCAGGCCATAAAGCACTACAACAGCTCCGTAAAGGTCATCGAGACGCGTCTAG CCATGCTCCAGGAGGTCATTGACGCAGCGGCTGGAGATGACGGTGCTGCAGAGGAGAAAAGTGAGCTGGAAGAACTCAGACAGCTTCTTCCTGAAATCAGGGAAAAAGTGGAAGACGCCAAGGAGAGCCAGAGGACGGCCAGTGCTGCCTCCCAGGCAATCCAGCAGACACTG GGAGCTCCCTCTACTTCATCAACATTCCCCTGTGAAAATGGCGGCCCGTCATCCTCTACTGCTTTTGCATCGACCAGTCAG ATTCCAGTGAAAACCTCTGAAGGTGCTTTGTCTTCCAAAGCCGTGTCGGATATCTCTCACCTCGTTAGGAAAAAg AGGAAACCTGAAGAGGAGAGCCCGGTAAAGGACACAGATGCTAAGCAACTGAAACAGGAAGCCACAGTTAATGGCAGCGGTGACTCTAGTGCCAGCAACAGCAGTGAAACCCAGGAAGGAAAATCAAAGGAG TCTGCCGCTGTAGAGTCTTCCTCATGA